In Mercenaria mercenaria strain notata chromosome 14, MADL_Memer_1, whole genome shotgun sequence, the following are encoded in one genomic region:
- the LOC128548636 gene encoding uncharacterized protein LOC128548636, whose amino-acid sequence MCIINGRKDDGKCSFHSILRNNPVSSLVDYVITGYEGYQDITDFCVLEITEFSDHCPIVFELKNCIDIPQNDSVEYDKIFWDISKKDSFIEQVDNNSVLFDRINSRLLSGEYDIDQCMSEFSNLVHDISYRCFARTVNSRPKPKKKKSPWFDEQCRRAKSNFFAAKRQYMSNRSEENKVQFLNSKHVYSAVKRKAKSVFYNKEKIKLSDMSKTFPQNDSTSENVFNNMDFPDDIELNSVITMDEIENAAKMLKTGKACGVDDILNEHIKNTLPVMKHIYFKLFNIIFNNGIIPENWTIGVINPIYKNKGDATEPSNYRPITLLSCLGKLFTAVLNIRLQKFVTKYDLINEYQSGFRKGFSTIDNMFVLNMLIDLLKSSKKKLFCAFIDLRQAFDTVWRSGLWSKLIELNVNGKFLNVIKSIYNQAKSCVMKNGQKSDYFNCNIGVRQGENLSPLLFSMYLNDLHEYFVNNGLVEGVSCNKHNLDDTLIEYLKLFILLYADDTVIVSETRNDLQQALNLYEQYCEMWKLTLNTSKTKILIFSRGRRSQHNFHFKNDILEVVDEYKYLGVLFSRSGSFFKAKKHIAKQGTKAMYCLLKKAKALCLPIDMQIELFSKTVKPILLYGCEIWGYGNIDVIERVQLKFLKHILNLKSCTSNCMIYGETGVQPLSIDIKTRIVSFWAKLVQPTGMKLTNRDFDMLTMFMILFADDIVLFTTDPKSLQAQIDSVYQYSQKWGLKINVDKTKVCVFEKRKQNVYPDFVINGEKIEMVDNFIYLGVKFTYTGNMSGAVKALHDQALRAYHNLWSLFDKVNFDIKTKLSLFDKMVVPILMYGSEV is encoded by the exons ATGTGTATTATTAATGGCCGCAAGGATGATGGAAAATGTTCTTTTCATTCTATATTGAGAAATAACCCGGTTTCTAGTTTAGTTGATTATGTAATCACGGGCTATGAGGGTTATCAAGATATAACAGATTTTTGTGTTCTTGAGATAACAGAATTCTCGGACCACTGTCCTAttgtttttgaattaaaaaattgtattgatatacCACAAAATGATTCGGTTGAATATGACAAAATCTTTTGGGATATATCCAAAAAGGATTCTTTTATAGAACAAGTAGATAATAATTCTGTATTGTTTGATAGAATAAATAGCAGATTGTTATCTGGAGAATATGATATTGACCAGTGTATGAGTGAGTTTTCAAATTTGGTTCATGATATCTCTTACAGATGTTTTGCAAGAACTGTTAATAGCCGTCcgaaaccaaaaaagaaaaaatcgcCTTGGTTTGATGAACAATGCAGACGAGCAAAGTCTAACTTTTTTGCAGCTAAACGTCAGTATATGTCAAATAGGTCTGAAGAAAATAAAGTGCAGTTTTTGAATTCAAAACATGTATATAGTGCAGTTAAACGTAAAGCTAAATCAGTCTTTTATAATAAAGAGAAAATTAAACTGTCAGATATGAGCAAAACGTTTCCAC AAAATGACTCCAcatcagaaaatgtatttaataatatGGACTTTCCTGATGATATTGAGTTAAATTCCGTTATTACGATggatgaaattgaaaatgctgCCAAAATGTTGAAAACTGGTAAAGCATGTGGCGTTGATGATATATTGAATGAACATATTAAAAATACTTTACCTGTAATGAAAcacatatatttcaaacttttcaatatcatatttaacaATGGAATTATACCAGAAAACTGGACGATAGGCGTTATCAATCCtatctataaaaataaaggtgACGCTACTGAACCTTCAAATTACAGGCCGATAACTTTACTTAGTTGTCTAGGAAAATTATTTACAGCTGTTTTAAACATTCGTTTACAAAAGTTTGTTACGAAATATGACTTGATAAATGAGTATCAGTCAGGCTTTCGTAAAGGTTTTTCCACTATAGATAATATGTTTGTTCTAAATATGTTGATAGACTTGCTCAAAAGTAGCAAAAAGAAACTTTTCTGTGCTTTTATTGATCTAAGACAGGCTTTTGACACTGTCTGGAGATCAGGACTATGGTCAAAGCTAATTGAATTGAATGTAAATGGAAAATTTTTGAATGTTATTAAAAGCATTTATAACCAAGCAAAATCATGTGTTATGAAAAATGGGCAGAAATCAGACTATTTTAACTGTAATATTGGTGTGCGACAAGGTGAAAACCTTTCGCCCCTACTATTctcaatgtatttaaatgatttacatGAATATTTTGTGAATAATGGACTAGTAGAAGGTGTATCCTGTAACAAACACAACTTAGATGATACTTTGatagaatatttaaaacttttcatctTGTTATATGCTGACGACACTGTTATTGTTTCTGAAACTAGAAATGATTTACAACAAGCACTGAATCTATATGAACAGTATTGTGAAATGTGGAAGCTTACTTTGAATacctcaaaaacaaaaattttaattttttcaagagGTCGACGCAGTCAACataatttccattttaaaaatgatattttggaaGTTGTTGATGAGTACAAGTATCTAGGAGTTCTTTTTAGTCGAAGTGGTTCTTTCTTTAAAGCTAAAAAACATATTGCTAAGCAAGGAACTAAAGCTATGTATTGTCTGTTGAAAAAAGCAAAAGCATTGTGTTTACCGATTGATATGCAAATTGAACTTTTTTCTAAAACTGTCAAACCTATCTTATTGTATGGCTGCGAAATCTGGGGCTATGGAAATATAGATGTCATAGAAAGAGTTCAATTAAAATTCttgaaacacattttaaatttaaaaagttgtaCTTCAAATTGTATGATATATGGAGAAACAGGTGTTCAACCATTGTCTATTGATATTAAGACAAGAATTGTATCTTTCTGGGCAAAACTTGTCCAACCTACAGGAATGAAACTAACAA ACAGGGATTTTGATATGTTAACAATGTTTAtgatattatttgctgatgatattgtaCTGTTTACCACTGATCCTAAAAGCCTGCAGGCACAAATTGATAGCGTTTATCAGTATTCACAAAAGTGGGGCTTGAAAATCAATGTTGATAAAACGAAAGTATGTGTTTTTGAAAAGCGTAAACAAAATGTCTATCCTGATTTTGTCATAAATGGTGAAAAAATTGAGATGGTAGATAATTTCATATACTTAGGTGTAAAATTCACATACACTGGTAATATGTCAGGCGCTGTAAAAGCTCTACATGATCAAGCCCTAAGAGCCTATCATAACCTTTGGTCATTGTTtgataaagttaattttgatattaaaactaaACTCTCATTGTTTGACAAAATGGTGGTACCAATATTGATGTACGGTTCAGAAGTATAG
- the LOC128548637 gene encoding uncharacterized protein LOC128548637, giving the protein MRDNLLFFGFDELSTAESRRSENCANTVLDYCKNTLKIVDPESRIKIERAHRLGNKYDSTKSRPIVVKFNHYPDKLLIKQKASDYAKSLSSQPKIRVSEQFPKTIQDRRRLLIPAMIKAKNDGKTAYLSYDKLFINNRMYTVDNVSTSGYS; this is encoded by the coding sequence ATGCGGGACAACCTGCTTTTCTTTGGCTTCGACGAATTAAGTACTGCTGAAAGTAGGCGATCTGAGAATTGTGCAAATACTGTTCTGGACTACTGTAAAAACACCCTGAAAATCGTAGATCCAGAAAGTAGAATTAAAATCGAAAGAGCGCACAGGCTTGGAAATAAATATGACAGTACGAAATCGAGACCAATTGTGGTTAAGTTTAATCATTACCCAGATAAACTACTGATAAAGCAGAAGGCCTCTGATTATGCAAAAAGCCTATCATCTCAGCCAAAGATACGCGTCAGTGAGCAGTTTCCCAAAACCATTCAGGATCGGCGACGCTTGTTGATCCCGGCGATGATAAAAGCTAAAAATGATGGAAAGACTGCTTACCTATCCTATGATAAACTGTTTATCAACAATAGAATGTACACGGTGGACAATGTGTCCACTTCTGGATATAGCTAG